The DNA region AGTGCTGAGGGACGGCAACGGTTTGGCGAGCGTTATAGTCAAAGAGTGAGTGTCACATGTTAGAGGGCTGATCTCTGTGCCTGTTTCGTGTGGAGACACATGACTAATGCTTTGACGTAAGACTGATTATAGGCTTGATACACAGCAGAGCCCTAGTGTGTGTTTAAGTTCCAATGCTCCCAAAGGTTTTTATTGATCATTTAAAATTGATGCAGAGGTGGTCAGTTACTAATTTCACCTCAGTCCTGGTTTACTGAGTGCCCTGGAGACAGAGCAAGCTGACCCTCATCTGTTGACATCAAATTAGTACATTCATTCTACAATGCTAATACTCACATAACAGTGTTGGTACTTTGTTTTTGCTCCAGGGTCAGAGGGATGCTTATTAGTCCAGAGGTCCGAAATGCCATCCATGTTGGAGACAGGATCCTGGAGATCAATGGCGTTCCGGTCGGGACGTTATTGGAGCAGGAGGTGGGTTCAAACCTCAGTACATCCCTGAGATGTGTGATCTGAAGCTAATTACTGTTCTCATTAAGGTGCAAATCAATTAGTTGAGTGCGATTTGCAAAGCTATGTTCACATACAACATGTGATTTTGGTCATTCCTCACATTCCTCCATCATTTATTCATACCTGAGCTGGGTGGGATGGTATGTAGAGTGACTGCACTTAAAGGCTCTTTCCCACAACCTCACCCTCACAGAGTGATGTGCATTCCAACGCAGTCACAGTTCACTGctgagatttttgttttgttttaaaattccCACCTGTCCGGTTCTCACAACAAAGTATTTCAATCTTTCATCCCATCTCAAAAGAGTTCAGTTAGACTGAATTTGATTGGCTGCATTCAGGTCATGAGGTTCAATTAGGTCTGCCTGATGACTTGATTCACTCTAATCTCAAACACCTTTTTGGCCAGAACTCAAATAATCATGTAATGGAATTAGTACAAATGTAATATAATTTGACAAAACATTACATTGTTTATCCAAAAGGTCGAAGCTCAATTTCTCTGTTACATCATAATATTTGACAAACACATTTATGGCCACGTCTCATCAGCAATAAAGAAGGAGACATACTGAACATATTTCCATTTGGGTCAGGTACTGAATTGGTAACAAACTGTGCTGATTGTGTAGGTCATGTGTGTGAAATGCAGTTTTATCATTTGCCGTAACGTCCATATTTTTGAAGCATTGTCTGTGGACATAGCTAAACCTTTGTTGCACAACATATTCTTGGGAAGTAAATCTCCTTGTCTGTATAGGTTGACGATCTTATCCATCGCACCAGTCAAACTCTGCAGCTGCTTATCGAGTATGACCCAGTCAGGCAGCGTATGGATCGCCTCAGACTGGGATCACCCCCGAGCCAACTGGGAGTCCCCGCCACCACCCGCATGCGTCTGTCCTCACCTTCTGATGCAGTCCTGGAGAGAACGGATGTAGTTGATGAAGGCACGCTGAAAAGGAGATCTTTGAGGTATGTTAGGCCTAAATAAGGTGGCAAAAAATAGAGCTTACATAATATGAGTCAGTGACGAAGAAGAGATGAGTTTATGTAATTTTTTATCTGCACTTTTCTCTACTCCAGGAGGAGCAACAGCATATGCAAGTCACCCGGACCAAATTCTCCCAAGGAGACGCCATTTATTGCTCGGGACATCAGTCGCTCTGAGTCCTTGAGATCGTACAACAGCTGCTCTCATCGCATCTTCCGCCCATGTGACCTCATCCACGGAGAGATCTTAGGAAGAGGTTTCTTCGGACAGGCCATCAAGGTCAGCCTTCATCTCACATTGCCTCTTAACCTTGGACTTTCTTTTTGTTCAGTTGGGTTAAAGTCATGTCTGGTTTTGTGCCACTAACAGGTGACTCATAAAGCCACAGGAGaggtgatggtgatgaaggaGCTGCTCCGCTGTGATGAGGAGACGCAGAAAACGTTCCTAAAGGAGGTTGGTAATCTGTAGCCGGATCCTCTGGCTCTGGATGGAgctgtgatttattttcctcataACTGAAAGCACACCACATGTTCCAACAGTGACCTCTTTGTACCTTGGTAAATGCTTTTCCTCATGAATTCAATTTCAAAGGGGTAATCTACAGGCAATCATAGTGTTGAACGACTTTCTTTCTGTCATTCGACTTATGTCCAGGTCAAAGTGATGCGGAGCCTCGATCACCCACACGTATTAAAGTTCATCGGCGTGCTGTACAAGGACAAGAGGCTTAATTTGATAACTGAGTTTATCGAGGGAGGCACCCTGAAGGACTCCATCAGAGACACTGTGAGTTAAACTAGTTTATTCACTTaagtctcttcctctcctgttcCACATTGGAGCACAAAAAACCCTTCAGTGGCCACAGAAAGTGTAGGAGGGGGCTGACCTGAAGTAAACTCAACACCGATAGAGGCCTCACGGCTTTATTGTGGGCTGGCAGGAGAGTCAACTGGCTACGATGTGGAATGAGATAAGTTGTAGAAAGTGTTTCCAGGTGAAGTTAAAAGAGCTGTGCTCCCCTTCTCCCACTGCCAACTGTGTATAGGAAACAGTTCAGCTCAGCACGTGGCACAAGTGtatcttgtctttttttacCTGTAATTTCCTTTAAAGAATGTCAGACAGGGATCTTTTCAACTTTGGTTAAATTTAtgaatttgttttctgttgataCTGACCACTGCTTCCCTGTCTTTACCTCGGTACATATcgatttgtttttatcactgtTATGAATAATCTCTGAGCAACATTCAATTCAtctctcatttatttatgttttttttttttattcttaactCACAGGACCCATTTACATGGAAGCAGAGGGTGAGCTTTGCAAAGAGCATCGCCTCTGGCATGGTGAGTTGGCTTTTTGCAAAGACATGAAACCTTTGGTTGATATTTTCAGCCGTTGAAGTATGTGTAGTTGTGCTTCAGAGCTACATAACCAACACAAGGTGTTCTGAGATCGATCTGAGGAATAGCAGATGACTACTGGGATAGTAAATGTTGCAATACTTTGTTTGTAAAAGGCCACTTAAAATGACTCCTAGATTTGAATGGGTGTTATGTTTTGGTTATTCTTAAGTGGACATGGATTTATATTAAGTATTCATATACAAACAGTTTATGGAGGCACTGCTGTAGAGTGTTAGCATGCATGCTAAGGCATTGTAAAACTTTCTGAGATTGTGCTGCAGGACCAAAATTAAAGCAGTCATCCATTACATTCATGGATATGTTGATACGTTTTACTATATGAGAGTGCATTTTATTTTGCCTGTGTTTTGAGTTTTACCCTCATTgacttttctctgtgtttcagacCTACCTTCACTCAATGAGCATAATACACAGAGACCTCAACTCTCACAATTGCCTGGTTAAACTGGTAAGTGACACATGGTGTAACATTGAACACTAAGAAAACGAGGTGGGAacgatttgaaaaaaaaaagtttttgttCCTGTGATTTGCCAAGACACTTGTGTCTATAAATATAAttgtagttttaaaaaatgtatctgaaCACAAGccaaaattatattatataaacagATACTCACAGAGCCTCCAAGTTAATTCTATAATAATGATTCCTTTAGCTGTATTTTATACTAAGGTGGCTCTTTACTTCAGATTGAGCTGAGACAGAACCAAAAAAACGTTTGACTATCTTTCAACAGGACAACACAGTGGTCGTTGCCGACTTTGGACTCTCTCGTCTCATTGTGGAGGACAAAGTAAAGCCCCAATCTGAAAAAACGTCCAATAAAAAGAGGATTTTCAGGCGTAGTGACAGAAAGAAGCGGTACACTGTTGTGGGAAACCCGTACTGGATGGCCCCAGAGATGCTGAATGGTGAGCTGCTAACAGAAAACATTTCAGTCAACTTAAGGATGATTACAGAGGATTAAAAAGTGTATTTAATCATCTTTACTTGATGTTATTTCAGGTAAACGCTACGACGAGAAGGTGGACATTTTCTCCTTTGGAATTGTGCTTTGTGAGGTGAGAACATGCAGCTTTAACGTAGATTATCTGATCTGATTGTCTGGTAACAGAACCTGTGACTGTGCTGTGCTTGTTTGGAAGGCAACTCAACACTTAGCAAGTTTAAAGTAGCTACAGATCTAGAGTGAAACTATATATTTTAGAAAAGAACAGGGCATCACATAAATTAGACTCCCCTGTAGCTGATGTGCTCATGTTTGGGAGGATCCACCCTGTTATTTCCAACTGTGTCTGTTAATTGATTGaccctttcttcctcctctgtcttatGATCCAGATCATTGGAAAAGTCTATGCAGACCCCGAGTGCCTCCCCCGGACGCTGGACTTTGGCCTGAATGTTGGCAAGTTTGTGGAGAAGTTCCTCCCCGACGACTGCCCACTAGCCTTCTTCCCACTGGCTGCGGCCTGCTGTGACCTCACACCAGACAACCGGtgagctccagctgctgccaAAGCTTCCCCCCATGtctgttagttagttagttagtgagGTTGTAAGCAGGAATTAAACAAACAGCCAAAActagtatatatattttcatcaaaCGTGTTAAAGGGTCAGGTCTGCAAATAACTTAATATCATTTTGGTGTAGATTAGGGCTGTAAATCCTCCTCTATTGTCCCATTCAAATTGGattctttattatatttaaattggaTCAAAAATGTGATTTGCCTACAACGACTATGTACCATGTAAACATAGTATCTGCTCCTCTAGAGATTCAGGGTCAGTTCACACCAAAGTAGACAATGAAAAATGATCTGTTGATGCTCATTTTGACATTATACAAGCAGCAGTCCAACTTTAACAATAGTTAAAATGTCTACTTCTGTGGAATATGTCACAAAGATGAGAAAACATCAGTTAAAGGGCAGGGTTTCTCTTCTGGTGTgtgctctctttttctgtctgcctgcctgcctgcctgactgcctgcctgcctgtctgactgtctctctgtctctctgtctctctgtctgtctgtctgtctgtatccctgcctgcctgcctgtctgcctgtctgtctgtctccctgcctgcctgcctgcctgcctgcctgcctgtctctctgtctgcctgtctgtctgtctgtctctctgtctgcctgtctctctgtctgtctgcctgtctgcctgtttctctgtctgtctgacaaGTTCACGCCTCTGCTGCCAgattccttcctccctcttgtttttctctcaacCTTGTCAATCTGGTTTTAACCTCAAATCCCTCTgtgctctcctctctgtttcctcctccctcagtccaCCTTTCCAGAAGTTGGAGGACTGGTTCGGTGCGATGTCCTTCAGCCAGGAGCTCGGGATCCCAGTGCAAGCCGAACTTGAGGAAGTGCATCAAAGTCTGAGTCAACTCTACTGGCCTAAAGACAGCTCTCCCTCGCCGAGCACAGATCACCCGTCAAACCCGACAGCTGCCTCTCAAAAATATTCCAGCGTGACAGACAACGGCACCTAGAACCTGTGTCTCCCTCGTTGAACCCCTCTGAAATGCTGCACTAATACTGTGGAtgtgaaaaagaggaaaactgaATTGAACCCGGGCCATTTCGGAACTGGATAACCTGAGGTAGCTGGGCCAATTTCTCCCAGTGTGGGAGGTTAACTGCAGTGTGAGCGGAAAGATGCATTTCAAAAAGAGTGTTAGTTACTGATTCTTTTATTTAACCACCACCTCAGTCCCATTCAACACGCAGGGTTGTACTAATGTTTACTGTGTATAAAGACAAAATACAAGTTTCTGTGACCCTATCTCCGACACAGGACGAGCAGTAAGGTGGACATTTTGTAAGGTGGAAATTAACGAGGAGTCCTTGTGttactgcagttttgtttttctgcgtGGGAAGTTGTTGTTTGCCAGATCATTCCTCGCCAATAAAAGAACTCCCTTCACCTCCGCAGCAGCAAAGACAAAGCTGTTACGATTTATCTGATCAACATGTCAGGGCAGGGCTCAATGAAAACCGGAGTGATTGTAGGCAgcactcaaaacaaacaaaaacactgatccAGAATAGTTTCATCACTCTGAGGTTTGGCACAAGATGACTATGGGCACAACTTAGCACAACTgatagatttttgtttttgttatgacGAAATGGATACAAGTTTCGTTTGTATTCTAATGATTTTAATGATCCTTTCTTAGAATGATGTATGAGCAGCATTTAGattttgacatgtttttatcaaaccCATGATGAAATAGGGCAGAAGCTCCTCTGGAACAGAAGAGCTTTTATTAATGATTGTTAGACGTAACCATGAAAATTTGTACTTGTACAgaaaactggattttttttttcttaagcaATGTGTATAAATTTGTATATATGCCTTTAATTGGATGTCTTTTTCTAACGGGAACTCTAGATTTTTAGACATTTCGTCAACAATGGAACGTTTTTGCCTTTTTGGTCTCATCATGCAAGGTACTTACGACCTGTTGTAACCACTATTATTTATATCACTTTAGTGTTTCATAAATAAACCTTCAGAAAGATGCCAGTTGTCATTTTTCTTGGTGTTTTTCATTTCAcgaaaactgaaaaatcatctTATGTCAAAACTACCACAGTTAAATAATTTTAGGATCTGTGTTAACATTAAAAAGCAAACTGCAGAGAATCTGACATTCACAAGTTCACAGGACAAGCTGAAATGATCATatttttaattgattgattcattaatGACCCAGTTCTGATTCTGACAactgataaatacaaatattaaattgtAAGTCACTTGTAACCTTGAAAGAATTCCCTTTTTGATCGTAGGTTATATCTTTTCTTTTAGAACCTTGGAGGAGAACAGTTTATCGGCAGAAAATGGTTAATGGTCAAATGAGGTCTTGGGGTCTTGAAAGAAAAGTGGGTCCCGATAAAGTGTATGTGAGAGTAACTGAAATCCAAATAGTCAAGGTTGAtttgtttctttagtttttcttaGTTGTGTTGAGTCTTCAGAGGCCTCCTCAGATCTCTTTGCTTCACTTCTTCCcaaaggttcagtgtgaggGTTTAGCGACATCTactggtgaagttgcatattgcagccaaatacccctcacctcaccctcccctgcCAAACATTGGAGAGAACCTGTgtcagtgtttagtttgtccagtgtgggctactgtaaaaaaacatggtggcctccataGAGGGAACCTGCTACCgatacaaatataaattatgaaatataaagggcccattctagggtaaaaaCTATTTATACATTTAGATAAGACCCACTATTAAAaacatcactgggattattttaaattaaatttctgccaatagacccctttcacctaaatcttacaatCCTTTAACCTGCTTTCTCAGGCAATGCCTAAAGTGTAGTATTTAGGAGCTGCCAACAGAGGGAGCCGGTGGAAACAACGGTCCCTACTATGAGCACCAGGAGAATTTCTACAGCCCAAGCAGTCCTGATGTGTTATGTTGTTCTAGCGGGGGTCATGGGTTCCATCGACCtcttaatgttttaaatatacagATAACATCACTCCACaatgtgtgtttcatgttttatttcagtCTCGGCAGTGAGATTCTGCATCCATACAAATACAAGTACTAAATCCAAACGCTGCATTGTGAGCCATTGCAtgtatgaagaagaaaaataacatcAGCCAGCTCACAGACAGTGAACAAAATGTGGTAGCAGTAACCAAAGATAAACAGTGATGATGGAGTTCCAGCAATAATCACACAGCAAAGATCATCAGGAGTGATAAAACAACCTGGGGAGTAACAGTGTATCTGGTGCATCAACAAACATACAATGATTTATGTTTTCAGGCAGGTTGGCtctaaaaatgttgaaaaagagTTGCTCTACTTTTCAAGAAAAGAGGTTCCCGATAACAAACATGCAGGTAAACATGGACATGCATTCAACTTTTCTCAATGAACATCACCGAACTTTGGACTTTTTCTTATCTACCCAATCCCCGTCTCTACCCTGAAGCATCAAGTGCATAACTCAAATGTCAGGATTCTTCAGAACTtcaacacacactcgctcatacaaacatacaaacatgcacacacacacgtgcacagtcCGGCTCTGCAAAGACAGTATTTTAGGCTTTTTCCTTGTCTGATTGCGTCTATTCTGCGTTTTTGGCAGTGCTATTTTGTCCTTCAGACTCACTACGGTCTCTCATGCTTCCTGAGAGcactctgtgtttcctgtcactCCCTAACCTGTGGAAGAAAAGGGCAAGTCCTCTTTCATGTCTGCCAATGACTGCTGTCATGCTTTATAACAGCATTGGCCTGTCagtcaaatacaaaaacagaaaaaaaacaataaccagGGCAAAGATAGGCCAATACATTCAGAAGTATCATGCTAAGGCAATTTGAGCTGAAGGCCTTCCCCTGTCCGGCCTGTTTTACCTCATGATCCCTCATCGTGCTCAGACGAGGAGTATTTTTGGATACTTGTCACCAGGGTGTCCCCAAAACAAACCAGTCTTAACACATTTCGCCAACACAGCCAGTGGGTCAACACGTATGGTAATCCACCTCATATTTCCCATGTAACCACGCCTACCTCGGAGAGCATAATCTCCAAGTGGAATCAAAACCTTATACACCATTAGTAACACTCATCAACGTCCATTGGACTACATATTATTCTCAATGTTCATACTGTTGTTTAAGGGGGCAGTCCATGACCTTCTCTTCTTGGCCATCAAATGTaccaaatatgaatattaaagacCTTTTCATTAACAACAGATTGACCCTGATGGCTCCTAGTTGTTAAAATAGTGTCCATTGTGTGTCAGCTTCTCTTGAGTAAAACCCAAAGGGAAAAGGACACAGCATTCAGTTTAAAGTCTTTGGAGCAAAGTCTGCTccctttctccttttttaagAAGCAGAAGTTACTCAGGGAGGCAGAAAAGGAGAAACTTGGAGATGGGAGTGTTTTGGTCCAAAATTACATATCACCGTCCCGTTTGATGATTACACCCCTCCTCAGGCTCCAGGGGTTCCGTTTTGCTGGCCCATGAGGGGGTCCCCGCCCTCCATGCCCTCCAAACCCTCCTGGACCGGGGTGGTCTCTTGCTCGGCTGTGATCACGATGGTGTTCTCGTCTATCAGCTCACAGGTGGGATTTGAGAACGCTGCCAGAGGCAGGTTGATCCTCTGCATCTCGCGCTCATACACCCGCTGGTCATGCTGTTTCTTTATGTCGCGACCcctacacaacaacacacaacagaggaaaCAGGCTGTGAACAAAACACGTATCATCACATTTTAAGTTCTTGAGTTAACTCtcttttggtctccaccaaggAAATGTCCGGCTTGaaagtgtctgtgtctgctaTTTAAAGTTAATGTAGTGAATATCTGAGATTTCCCTCCAGAAACAGCGGAGAGGGGTGAATGAAAGGTGTTAGCTGCCAAAACAATTAGCTGAAAGAAGCTAAACAGTCTGTAGGGCTGAATGGCATTCAGAATTATGAGTTCAATACTAGCAAGGTTGTGCGCCTGTTAATGAAGTAGTACTTTATTCTTTCATTATTTCTGAGCTGAACATAAAAGCTATTATGAAgaaatcagtgtgaaaatgtatttgacagtAGTTAAATAAAACAGTGATTATAGTGATGCCTTGCGTAGCCTTGTAGCCGATACTATGCACAGCTCTGTTTTCTGAGACACCCAAGCCAAATATTCATGATAAGGAGCTCCTGATAGCTGGAGTACATGCAGATAACAGAGTCTGTTATAACAAGAGCCTGGTCTGTGACTCAGTCGAGGGACAGATGGTGAAAGGGAACAGGGAGTTATCTGCTCCAAGGCAACACAGGGATGGGAGGCAGCATGAAGCCTTTTCTCCTGATCCGGAGCCAACACAGGAAAATATCCTGTTTGTCCTTGACTGAAAAGGGTTAGAGTTCCATTTCAGCTCAAACTGTTCTTGGTgttgttttaaacctttttcatgttttccacaAAAGTTTTCTCTTTCCTCATATCCTGATGACTTAACGTTTTACATTATTTAGTTTGTGACCAGAACCAGAAACTTCCTGGAGCTACAGGACAACAGTTCGCCATTTCCAGTCTTAGTGATGATTTAAAGTGAGATGAAATCAGGGGGTAAATACTCCAGAACCTCTGGCTTTTCAGGGTTCTACATGtgtaaaaatacatattataCAGCAGTTGTATACGTAACAGAGtgtacatttttaatatttaatgatgACATGTAAAGGCCTCCAAAGTCAATCGTGGAATGTCTTGGTTTTCGTTACCCCTACAATTACTTTTGGAGGaaccatcctcatcctcatcctctttccCCTTTTTGCTGTTGTACAAGGGGAACTTGATATTTGATGATATTCATAGTCCGGCACTTTTCATCGATCACAAAGATAGACATCACCGGTCACACATACTCAGATGGAGGGGACGCCTGCAGGGGATTAGGGTCCCTGTGATATGTTGCCTACACCTACTGAGTGGTTTATAGAGTTCATAGAGTCATTTATATTCACAGAGGAATACGTTTTACGACCAGTCCTGGCCAGTGGAGGGCGTATGAATTACCAAGATTATGGTCACGCATGCATCTACAGTATAACATTACTGAGAGTGATGTCACAGTGCTGAGCGCAGGTATGAACCCTATGACATAACATCCTGCTCCCCCTTATTAATGATCTACttctaaaaatagaaaataaagacaGGAGCACGGCTAATCAGATCTGATGTCGTATCACAGAACTGTTTGGGCATTTTGTGAAGTgccaaaacagaaacagagaccTCCCCTCTTTTACAACACAGGGTCCGTCATTATACGCATTACATGACAGCAGCCATTGTGTGGGGGGGATTTTCCGTCCAATCTAAGTCTTCCTCCACAATCTCTTCTCTTTCTAAAACGCTCAAAATAGGCCGCAGGCATTTCATTTTCTGCCGCTGttctgttgtggttgttgtgctGAAGGCATTAAAAAATGGCTTCATTACATCCAAGTGGAAAAACAGAGAGCATTGTTGTGGGATGTGAACGACAGCTGCAGACTAAACTGGCGACTTTCCAGCACATCTGAAAACtgctaaaaacacaacatgtgctgatggaaacagaaacacaagatgtCTGCATGTTCACGATAAAGACAACCTTGGAAACAAGATAAATGCTCCACACTGGCTCATCTGACCCAAACTGATAATGAAAAAATCATCTCGGAGGGGTTTAGATACTGACCTCTTATAGAAGTAGCCAACTGTGATGCCTGCTCCAAGGAGGATTATAACCGCCATCATGAGTATGCCGAGGACGTAGCctggaaaacaaaagaacatAAAAAGGTTAAAAACTGACCCTACAAGTGCATCCCCAAAGACTTAAAACTACATTGACTAAAACAGCAGGATAGTGTGTACCACaaataatatcatatatatattctgtCAGAGAAAATATAGCTAGAACATACCCGTTGTGCCAAggtcctttttctttttgggtGCTGTGTGCACTCGCTGGCTGATTCCAATCACTGGCTTCACAGCAGCGACTTCTCCCTGAGAAGCTCCTGACTTGGCCGGCTGAAAGCCCTCTGTGGGGGGAGCGCTTCCTGTCGGGTCGAGAGATTCGGCCTCTGCTGGCTCAGTGGAGTTTTGTTCTaaagacacaataaaacaatgctGGTGTTAAATGACTTTTCATCTCTTTCTATCGAATCTGAGCTGCATAGTTGTGTGGTGTATAGGACCAATGTGGGTTACATTGCAAAGCAATTAGCTTTATGtc from Limanda limanda chromosome 5, fLimLim1.1, whole genome shotgun sequence includes:
- the limk2 gene encoding LIM domain kinase 2 → MEGPEGTDNGLCVGCGGKIQDSFHMKVLQDIWHNACFQCSVCCDHLTNWYYEKDGKLYCREHYWEKFGELCHGCSLLMTGPAMVAGEHKYHPECFVCLRCTVVIEDRDTYALVERSKLFCGKCYKQVVLTPMLEKRSHDSVLDSLPHTVTLISMPSAANGKRGFSVSVLRDGNGLASVIVKEVRGMLISPEVRNAIHVGDRILEINGVPVGTLLEQEVDDLIHRTSQTLQLLIEYDPVRQRMDRLRLGSPPSQLGVPATTRMRLSSPSDAVLERTDVVDEGTLKRRSLRRSNSICKSPGPNSPKETPFIARDISRSESLRSYNSCSHRIFRPCDLIHGEILGRGFFGQAIKVTHKATGEVMVMKELLRCDEETQKTFLKEVKVMRSLDHPHVLKFIGVLYKDKRLNLITEFIEGGTLKDSIRDTDPFTWKQRVSFAKSIASGMTYLHSMSIIHRDLNSHNCLVKLDNTVVVADFGLSRLIVEDKVKPQSEKTSNKKRIFRRSDRKKRYTVVGNPYWMAPEMLNGKRYDEKVDIFSFGIVLCEIIGKVYADPECLPRTLDFGLNVGKFVEKFLPDDCPLAFFPLAAACCDLTPDNRPPFQKLEDWFGAMSFSQELGIPVQAELEEVHQSLSQLYWPKDSSPSPSTDHPSNPTAASQKYSSVTDNGT
- the pik3ip1 gene encoding phosphoinositide-3-kinase-interacting protein 1, with the protein product MVSLGSAAQLCRVLLPLHVVFLSVWLVESSASNGDIKECIRSNGVEYRGEQLSSSSGLTCLNWTSTNRDYDVQVHPDSLTGVGDHNYCRNPDSSPRPWCYIVSPDGTIQRQSCAIETCKEQNSTEPAEAESLDPTGSAPPTEGFQPAKSGASQGEVAAVKPVIGISQRVHTAPKKKKDLGTTGYVLGILMMAVIILLGAGITVGYFYKRGRDIKKQHDQRVYEREMQRINLPLAAFSNPTCELIDENTIVITAEQETTPVQEGLEGMEGGDPLMGQQNGTPGA